One genomic region from Bacillota bacterium encodes:
- a CDS encoding DUF3794 domain-containing protein, producing the protein MSSLVKTEVIVGENTAELLLETNVVLFDPAVKVRNVTGEVLDVVTHILPGTVVVEGKVKHHLFYVGTDMVVHHQSQEAPFCTYVQIPGARPHMQVAVHECVESILPELSSDGSVIGLKTVLGLLVKVTEERQLRLEPGEGPLYLFPGVSGENTREEVNESTVILSQPAVKVTDVRAEITITTAEVIADKVVIKGSISEDVFTVGLDDNLEHHQQEELAFSTLVELPGVCAGMQAEVRAQVDEIKYELTAEGTELKQKIVYMLTVKVTEERELALTVGETLIKTRRVVGTQTLHQLLQQSLTLVPTAQKVNQVSGAVTQISTDVIAGKVIVQGVLSARIYFTGTDGVNYETEERLPFVGYVVVAAAQPGMMAKVMPSVAGVIPEFDGANNLLSIKVLLRSTVKVLQWVQAAVQEQLD; encoded by the coding sequence AGTGCGCAACGTCACCGGCGAAGTCCTGGATGTGGTGACGCACATCTTGCCCGGTACAGTTGTCGTGGAAGGGAAGGTAAAACACCACCTGTTTTATGTAGGCACCGATATGGTAGTGCATCACCAGTCTCAGGAAGCACCGTTTTGTACTTATGTGCAGATTCCTGGGGCCAGGCCCCACATGCAGGTTGCTGTTCACGAGTGCGTGGAGAGCATCTTACCTGAGCTTAGCAGTGATGGCAGTGTAATCGGTCTAAAGACGGTGCTCGGTCTACTGGTTAAAGTTACAGAAGAGAGGCAATTAAGATTGGAGCCAGGGGAAGGGCCGCTGTATCTGTTCCCAGGCGTCAGCGGGGAGAATACCAGGGAAGAGGTGAACGAGAGCACCGTTATCTTATCCCAGCCGGCGGTCAAGGTAACAGACGTCAGGGCCGAGATCACGATTACTACGGCGGAAGTCATTGCGGACAAAGTGGTGATAAAGGGTTCTATCAGCGAGGATGTCTTTACCGTGGGTCTGGACGATAACTTAGAGCATCATCAACAGGAAGAGCTGGCCTTTAGCACCTTGGTAGAATTGCCCGGTGTTTGTGCGGGCATGCAGGCCGAAGTTAGGGCCCAGGTGGATGAAATCAAGTATGAACTCACGGCCGAAGGTACAGAACTTAAACAGAAGATTGTCTACATGCTGACGGTAAAAGTTACTGAAGAGCGGGAACTGGCGCTTACTGTAGGCGAGACCCTGATTAAGACCAGGCGGGTGGTAGGGACCCAGACATTGCACCAGTTGTTACAGCAAAGCCTGACCCTGGTTCCAACGGCTCAAAAGGTGAATCAAGTCAGCGGTGCGGTCACACAGATAAGTACTGATGTCATCGCCGGCAAAGTGATTGTCCAAGGAGTTCTTTCTGCCCGTATCTACTTCACTGGCACCGACGGAGTAAATTACGAAACCGAAGAACGCCTGCCGTTTGTCGGCTATGTAGTAGTGGCAGCAGCCCAACCGGGGATGATGGCTAAAGTAATGCCCTCTGTGGCCGGCGTGATCCCTGAATTTGATGGGGCTAACAATCTCCTCAGCATCAAAGTTTTGCTGCGCTCAACAGTGAAGGTACTGCAGTGGGTGCAGGCAGCGGTGCAGGAGCAGCTAGATTAG